A genomic stretch from Heliangelus exortis chromosome 16, bHelExo1.hap1, whole genome shotgun sequence includes:
- the TCF15 gene encoding transcription factor 15 → MAFTMLRPVAARVLYPDLSILSEDEENRSESDTSDQSFGCCEGGEGRRKLPRKPGPMVMVKQRQAANARERDRTQSVNTAFTALRTLIPTEPVDRKLSKIETLRLASSYISHLANVLLLGEGCEDGQPCFSAIYGAKGDLDSKQPRSICTFCLSNQRKGGGRRDLGGNCLKVRGVTPLRVSRR, encoded by the exons ATGGCCTTCACCATGCTGCGCCCTGTGGCCGCCCGCGTGCTGTATCCCGACCTCAGCATCCTCTCGGAGGACGAGGAGAACCGGAGCGAGAGCGACACGTCGGATCAGTCCTTCGGGTGCTGCGAGGGGGGCGAGGGTCGCCGCAAGCTGCCGCGGAAGCCCGGGCCGATGGTGATGGTGAAGCAGCGGCAAGCGGCCAACGCCAGGGAGCGGGACCGGACCCAGAGCGTCAACACGGCCTTCACCGCCCTGCGGACCCTCATCCCCACCGAGCCGGTGGATCGGAAGCTCTCCAAGATCGAGACTCTCCGCCTGGCCTCCAGCTACATCTCCCACCTGGCCAACGTGCTGCTGCTGGGCGAGGGCTGCGAGGACGGGCAGCCCTGCTTCAGTGCCATCTACGGTGCCAAGGGCGACCTGGACAGCAAGCAGCCCCGCAGCATCTGCACCTTCTGCCTCAGCAACCAGCGGAAAGGG gGCGGCCGGAGGGACCTCGGGGGCAACTGCCTGAAGGTGCGAGGGGTGACCCCGCTGCGGGTGTCTCGGAGATGA